The proteins below come from a single Streptomyces spongiicola genomic window:
- the tpg gene encoding telomere-protecting terminal protein Tpg encodes MGMFDDSLDKAVANRTTKPAPKSAPAQMRYLVKQLKGTRPVAELLGISQRTVERYVRNQIKRPRPELAARLTQEVGRRWQPRVRERARRQAATSTGIVIETRARFGFTAAPGSTDDARIRLITHHLPPAYAARLFDAQTQGATDRELSAIAAEGLQEEYFKDRGRRAAGLSVEFTDIDYVEFDL; translated from the coding sequence ATGGGCATGTTCGACGACAGCCTCGACAAAGCCGTGGCGAACAGGACCACGAAGCCGGCGCCGAAGAGTGCACCGGCGCAGATGCGGTACCTGGTCAAGCAGCTCAAGGGGACCCGGCCGGTGGCCGAACTGCTGGGCATCTCCCAGCGCACCGTCGAGCGCTATGTGAGGAACCAGATCAAGCGGCCCCGCCCGGAACTCGCCGCCCGCCTCACCCAGGAGGTGGGCCGGCGCTGGCAGCCCCGGGTGCGGGAGCGAGCCAGAAGACAGGCAGCCACGTCGACGGGCATCGTGATCGAGACCCGCGCCAGGTTCGGGTTCACCGCCGCCCCGGGCAGCACCGACGACGCCCGCATCCGGCTCATCACACACCATCTGCCACCCGCGTACGCCGCACGCCTCTTCGACGCCCAGACCCAGGGGGCCACCGACCGGGAGCTGAGCGCCATCGCGGCGGAGGGACTCCAGGAGGAGTACTTCAAGGACCGCGGCCGCCGGGCCGCCGGCCTGTCCGTGGAGTTCACCGACATCGACTACGTCGAGTTCGACCTCTGA
- a CDS encoding dihydrofolate reductase family protein: MPELLVDFITSLDGHASGQGWPGFWGLEGPEYLAWLGEQPKATHLMGANTYRLMSGFAAGEVPDGQDEFRPEEEASVDKLTRASKVVFSSSLKEPLTWANSTLVRDDAVEAVRAMKSSGSGLLSTIGSLSLCRSLLRAGLVDRFRVVMFPVITGATGEERIYDGYPDVALEMREHRTFDGRIQLVEYKPRVLEHPPLGAPS; the protein is encoded by the coding sequence ATGCCGGAGCTTCTCGTCGACTTCATCACCTCCCTCGACGGCCACGCATCGGGACAGGGATGGCCCGGGTTCTGGGGCCTCGAGGGCCCGGAGTACCTCGCCTGGCTCGGCGAGCAGCCCAAGGCCACCCACCTGATGGGAGCGAACACCTACCGCCTGATGTCGGGCTTCGCCGCGGGCGAGGTCCCAGATGGCCAAGACGAGTTCAGGCCCGAAGAAGAGGCGTCCGTGGACAAGCTCACGCGAGCGTCCAAGGTGGTGTTCTCCTCCTCGCTCAAGGAGCCACTGACGTGGGCCAACTCCACACTTGTCCGGGACGACGCCGTCGAGGCGGTCCGCGCCATGAAGTCGAGTGGCTCGGGGCTGCTCAGCACGATCGGCAGTCTCAGCCTGTGCCGGTCACTGCTGCGAGCCGGGCTCGTCGACCGCTTCCGGGTTGTGATGTTCCCGGTGATCACCGGGGCCACGGGTGAAGAGCGCATCTACGACGGCTATCCGGACGTTGCCCTCGAGATGAGAGAACACCGCACCTTCGACGGCCGCATCCAGCTGGTGGAGTACAAGCCCCGTGTGCTCGAACACCCGCCGCTCGGCGCACCTTCGTGA
- a CDS encoding NAD(P)-dependent oxidoreductase has translation MGTDRVGKVCIVGASGKLGQYMVRHALERGYEVVGVCRERSVPKLAPFEGRMTVVPGATNDPEVIRRAVAGCDGVLTVLVPWGVRQYASGTAQAVLDHAEPGARLVFSCGWHITRDGKDRYSRTFLAAVRVAALLGRLVRAVEIDDQVEACRRVFASGTRWTVVRGSSLEEGESQGLPVWSRHVGDPVLASDLTRRVDFALFMVEALTDDSLLQEAPAIVGCRTPSALAHGPGPGEYA, from the coding sequence ATGGGCACGGATCGGGTGGGGAAGGTCTGCATCGTCGGGGCCTCGGGAAAACTCGGGCAGTACATGGTCCGGCACGCGCTGGAGCGCGGTTACGAGGTGGTCGGCGTGTGCCGGGAGCGCAGCGTGCCGAAGCTGGCCCCGTTCGAAGGGCGGATGACCGTCGTCCCCGGGGCCACGAACGATCCCGAGGTGATCCGGCGGGCGGTCGCCGGGTGTGACGGGGTGCTGACGGTGCTGGTGCCCTGGGGGGTCCGGCAGTACGCGTCGGGCACGGCACAGGCGGTGCTGGACCACGCAGAGCCGGGCGCCCGCCTGGTCTTCTCCTGCGGTTGGCACATCACACGCGATGGCAAGGACAGGTACTCACGGACGTTCCTGGCGGCCGTCCGGGTCGCCGCCCTGCTGGGCAGACTGGTCCGCGCCGTCGAGATCGACGACCAGGTGGAGGCGTGCCGCCGTGTGTTCGCCAGTGGCACCCGGTGGACCGTGGTGCGCGGTAGCAGCCTGGAGGAGGGGGAGAGCCAGGGCCTGCCCGTATGGAGCCGTCACGTGGGCGACCCGGTGCTTGCCAGCGATCTGACGCGCCGTGTGGACTTCGCGCTGTTCATGGTGGAGGCGCTCACCGACGACTCGCTTCTTCAGGAGGCCCCGGCGATCGTCGGCTGCCGTACCCCCAGCGCACTCGCCCATGGCCCGGGTCCCGGCGAGTACGCCTGA